One genomic window of Bradyrhizobium sp. B124 includes the following:
- a CDS encoding porin, with the protein MKLAKSLILGSAAALVAVGGAQAADLPVKAKAVEYVKVCSLYGPGFYYIPGTDTCIKLGGYVRADLVINGNSVYGPNYNGASGANNRFTNGYTWRSREDLNIDTRTATEYGVVRTYFDAVFTWTSDSYGAGAAAGSTIYSPIGTASAPNNAGSGNVAAGTVGVYYAFIQFAGFTMGKAVSQFAAPWNGYPGNNYDGLVGGVNTTNGVNQFTYTAQFGNGVSLALSAQDQVQYSQAGVNNLGAGGAYGSNDTAGTIAPDFIAALKVDQAWGVFQASIAAHDNHAAYYGGTELTGHPDDKWGWAGALALSIKNIPTGPGDTINIQGVYTDGATRYNIQDLASQAGSIAIYSGSNLPGAYGSVGFGTAPDTVFGPGGQQQSIKTWGMRGAYTHNWDPYWNTSIYGAYAAISYNDTSKALICGVGGVGGTFRAAFAGGAGVTNCNPDYNIAQIGVITRWTPVKNLTFSADVTYSHLDQKYSGVITTSAASVGKPAAIYELKDQDTVQMLLRAQRNW; encoded by the coding sequence ATGAAATTGGCGAAGAGCCTTATTCTGGGCTCGGCCGCTGCGCTGGTCGCGGTCGGCGGGGCACAGGCGGCCGATCTTCCCGTTAAGGCCAAAGCGGTCGAATACGTGAAGGTTTGCTCGCTTTATGGTCCGGGCTTCTACTACATCCCCGGCACCGACACCTGCATCAAGCTCGGCGGCTACGTGCGCGCTGACTTGGTCATCAACGGCAACAGCGTCTACGGCCCGAACTACAACGGTGCCAGCGGCGCCAACAACCGCTTCACGAACGGCTACACTTGGCGTTCGCGTGAAGACCTGAACATCGATACGCGCACCGCGACCGAGTACGGCGTGGTCCGCACCTACTTCGATGCGGTGTTCACCTGGACCTCGGACAGCTACGGTGCGGGCGCCGCCGCCGGTTCGACGATCTATTCGCCGATCGGCACGGCCTCTGCGCCGAACAACGCTGGTTCCGGCAACGTTGCCGCCGGTACGGTCGGCGTCTACTACGCCTTCATCCAGTTCGCCGGCTTCACCATGGGTAAGGCGGTCTCGCAGTTCGCTGCTCCCTGGAACGGTTATCCGGGCAACAACTACGACGGCCTCGTCGGTGGCGTGAACACCACCAACGGCGTGAACCAGTTCACCTACACTGCGCAGTTCGGCAACGGCGTCTCGCTGGCTTTGTCGGCGCAGGATCAGGTGCAGTACTCGCAGGCTGGCGTGAACAACCTCGGCGCTGGTGGTGCCTATGGCTCGAACGACACCGCCGGCACGATCGCGCCGGACTTCATCGCCGCGCTGAAGGTCGACCAGGCTTGGGGTGTTTTCCAGGCGTCGATCGCGGCGCATGACAACCACGCGGCCTACTACGGCGGCACCGAGTTGACCGGTCATCCCGACGACAAGTGGGGCTGGGCTGGTGCACTGGCCCTGTCGATCAAGAACATCCCGACCGGACCCGGCGACACCATCAACATCCAGGGCGTCTACACGGACGGTGCTACCCGCTACAACATCCAGGATCTGGCCAGCCAGGCCGGCTCGATCGCGATCTACAGCGGTTCGAACCTCCCGGGTGCGTATGGCAGCGTCGGCTTCGGCACTGCGCCTGACACGGTGTTCGGCCCCGGCGGCCAGCAGCAAAGCATCAAGACCTGGGGTATGCGCGGTGCGTACACCCACAACTGGGATCCCTATTGGAACACCAGCATCTACGGTGCTTACGCTGCGATCTCGTACAACGACACGTCCAAGGCTCTCATCTGCGGCGTTGGCGGCGTGGGTGGTACCTTCCGTGCTGCGTTCGCCGGTGGCGCTGGCGTAACCAACTGCAACCCCGACTACAACATCGCGCAGATCGGTGTGATCACGCGGTGGACCCCGGTCAAGAACCTGACCTTCTCGGCCGACGTGACCTACTCGCAT
- a CDS encoding MarR family transcriptional regulator, giving the protein MSVTRKDQARLRAIENLDIIKRFTLEISSINSHLERVRQLWGKALGASGPQWMILIAISDLDKDDGVPINVVSKLLHVDPSFVTTQSKLLEQKELLRRASSPADARVVRLSLTDKTRKHLAGLADQHRAFKKTVFEEFSEPELAEFTAKLAMLNNRMEKACLIAAMDFET; this is encoded by the coding sequence GTGTCAGTGACCAGGAAGGATCAGGCGCGCCTGCGCGCCATCGAGAATCTCGACATCATCAAACGCTTTACGCTCGAGATCTCGTCCATCAACTCGCATCTCGAACGGGTCCGCCAGCTCTGGGGCAAGGCGCTTGGCGCCAGCGGTCCGCAATGGATGATCCTGATCGCGATCTCGGACCTCGACAAGGATGACGGCGTGCCCATCAACGTGGTGTCGAAGCTGCTGCATGTCGATCCGTCGTTCGTGACCACGCAGTCCAAGCTGCTCGAGCAGAAGGAGCTGCTGCGCCGCGCGTCCTCGCCGGCCGATGCGCGCGTGGTCCGTCTGTCGCTGACCGACAAGACCCGAAAGCATCTGGCGGGCCTCGCCGACCAGCACAGGGCGTTCAAGAAGACCGTGTTCGAGGAATTCAGCGAGCCCGAACTGGCCGAGTTCACGGCCAAGCTTGCGATGCTCAACAACCGCATGGAAAAGGCATGCCTGATCGCCGCGATGGATTTCGAGACCTGA
- a CDS encoding anti-phage dCTP deaminase, producing MQNHKNPCRLKLCRWLDEILGLGSMVRVKSASASKITAASNTDNIAEIKDTHTSELVIALCGPIGSPIQDVAKAFKECLEKSFGYDYAEILKLSRQIEKLSGSAPAGNEYTRIKYLIDKGDELRERYGAGVLAELAVSEIALDRQKHKKKDGLETFEPRRVCHIIDSIKNQQELDLLRLVYRDMVYVVGVYAPQSRRTKALEQKGMSLQQIYTLIDRDSGEEFAHGQTVRDTFPNADFFLRIDSNSGSQVKARVERFLNLILGVKVMTPTYSETAMYAAASAAGNSACLSRQVGAAITDTQGDVIATGWNDVPKFGGGLYAADPNGDPKSDHDLRCWNKGGKCYNDDEKHLIAEMLVNELVGAKTIVEADKEKAKNAILANGKLKNLIEFSRSVHAEMHAIINAGKNGVALGGSKLFVTTYPCHSCARHIVAAGISEVYFIEPYRKSLATKLHDDAITEDESDMKKVRVLPYDGVAPARYLKLFRVPPDSRKSKGVLLAIDPRHSQPRFDKTVEALPTLEAVVVKRLREKNLIEAG from the coding sequence TTGCAAAACCACAAGAATCCTTGCAGGTTAAAGCTTTGCCGCTGGTTGGATGAAATTTTAGGTTTAGGTTCAATGGTTAGAGTGAAAAGCGCTAGCGCGTCAAAAATTACAGCCGCCAGCAATACCGACAATATCGCGGAGATTAAAGACACCCATACGAGCGAGCTCGTCATCGCCCTCTGCGGCCCAATCGGATCACCCATCCAAGACGTTGCCAAGGCGTTTAAGGAGTGCCTCGAGAAGAGCTTTGGGTATGACTATGCCGAGATCCTGAAACTCAGCCGCCAAATTGAAAAACTTAGCGGATCGGCCCCGGCCGGAAACGAATATACGCGGATCAAATACCTGATCGATAAAGGCGACGAACTTCGGGAAAGATACGGCGCCGGCGTACTGGCAGAGCTTGCCGTCAGTGAAATTGCCCTTGATCGGCAGAAACACAAAAAAAAGGACGGCCTCGAAACGTTCGAGCCGCGGCGGGTTTGCCACATCATCGATTCGATCAAGAATCAGCAGGAACTCGACTTGCTCCGCTTGGTCTATCGAGACATGGTTTACGTGGTGGGCGTGTACGCTCCTCAATCGCGCAGGACTAAGGCGCTCGAGCAGAAGGGCATGAGCCTGCAGCAGATTTACACGCTCATCGACCGCGATTCGGGCGAAGAGTTCGCCCACGGTCAGACCGTCAGGGATACCTTCCCCAACGCCGATTTCTTCCTCCGAATCGATTCGAACTCCGGCAGCCAGGTGAAAGCGCGGGTCGAACGCTTTCTGAACCTCATCCTGGGCGTCAAGGTCATGACGCCCACCTACTCAGAAACGGCAATGTATGCTGCCGCCTCAGCTGCGGGTAACTCGGCCTGCCTTTCCCGTCAGGTCGGTGCCGCGATCACGGACACACAGGGTGACGTAATCGCGACCGGCTGGAACGATGTCCCCAAGTTCGGTGGAGGCCTCTACGCAGCCGACCCCAATGGCGACCCTAAGTCCGACCACGACCTACGCTGCTGGAACAAGGGCGGCAAATGCTACAATGACGACGAGAAGCACCTGATCGCCGAGATGCTCGTCAACGAGCTCGTAGGAGCTAAGACAATTGTGGAGGCAGACAAGGAAAAGGCGAAAAACGCAATCCTTGCAAATGGAAAGCTAAAAAACCTCATCGAATTTTCCCGCTCGGTTCATGCCGAAATGCACGCTATTATCAATGCTGGGAAAAACGGAGTGGCTCTAGGGGGAAGCAAGCTGTTCGTCACGACCTATCCGTGTCACAGCTGCGCTAGGCATATCGTCGCTGCCGGTATTTCGGAAGTTTATTTCATCGAACCTTATAGAAAGAGTTTGGCAACCAAGCTCCACGATGATGCAATTACCGAAGACGAGTCGGACATGAAGAAGGTTCGCGTGCTTCCATATGATGGAGTGGCGCCCGCCCGATATTTAAAGCTGTTCCGGGTACCCCCGGACAGCCGCAAGTCCAAAGGCGTACTTTTGGCGATCGATCCCCGCCATTCCCAGCCCCGTTTCGATAAGACGGTGGAAGCTCTGCCGACCCTTGAGGCAGTCGTTGTAAAGAGGCTAAGAGAGAAGAACTTAATTGAGGCGGGGTAA